Part of the Antennarius striatus isolate MH-2024 chromosome 6, ASM4005453v1, whole genome shotgun sequence genome, CATGCAAATACAAAATGTGATCGTACTGTCACTAAGGGAAACGTCAGAGGGCATCAATAAAGAGCATGTTATAATGGCTGCATAATTTAACACTTGTAATTTCTCCACTGTGTCacgaataaaggattatctaatctaatcttatTTAATCTTTAGGATGTGTGCTACTGAAGAAAGATATAAAGCTGCTTTGATGTCCTATTATAGCCTGctgtttcaacaaaaacattttatattattgtttcTCATAAATAACGAGATGATGGGAAATATAACAAATGTATGTTTAAGAAGTTATAGTCATGATGTATTCCGGCTGCACCGGATCAAACCTGTTCAAAGGTGGGGTTTGATACCAATATATGacttcaaactgaaaacatgaGCAGCATATGTTTAGTAGTGAGTGCACTCGTCAGAGGATAACATATAGAGTGTAAAATGTATACAACATCACATATAGCTCACCACTGCTGCTTTTCTACCTTCTCTTGTTTCTTACACTCACACAACACTGTCAGTCCCCAGctagaaaacagacagaaaaagacacaGACAGCCAGCATTAGTTAGAAGCATCAATTCTGTTAAAGTAGACACAGCAATTCTGTTTTTTGGGCTCAGTCTACCCCCTAGTGGTCACTCTATCAACAAGTCCTTTCATAGGTACTGTAAGTACTGCATCCATCAATCTATCGTCTGCACTAGATTTACCCTTACATTCACACCTTTTTGGccagtgggaggaagctggagcccCTGGAAAGAAGCCATGGGGggaatacataaaataaatggagaAAAGCATCAAGACTTGTTGTGACAATCAGTTCAAATAATTGGCCACCAAATACATGAAGTGTACAGCTGTGGAAAATAGTTTATAGACTATTCCCACACCCAAGCAACAACCTTGCAAACTAAGACTTGGGGGTTCGATCCCAGGCCCCTGCAGTCTACGAGTTGATGTGCCAAACAAGATCTTGAACTCCAGTGCGCTCCCACTGGCTGCTACATAGGTGAGTGAATTTcaataataaatgcattttgcTTCATATTTTACCATCAGGGAGTCAAAATGATGACGCTTCCAGCATCAAGGGGAAAATAAGTTCTTAATATTTAGGGGCATGAAAACAAGTACATTTCATATAAGCAGTAGAAAAAggcatttttctctttcagcaGAATCATGGCTTTTAGATTATGAACTTTATTTATTGCTCAATAAAGAGGATTGGACTGACATGAGTTCTATACAGCACATGCTCACCATGTGGGAGGACGGAGTCTCTTCTTAATACCCAAGTAGACACTGAGGCTTTTCACTGGCCAATCACGTTCTGGACGATTActctgacaaacaaacagagaaagaaacacaataaataagcCTGTATGAGCTgtcacaacacaaaaaagaattAGATCTGTTCAGGGTAACCTTACTCTGATTTCTTTGTACATCCTAAGAGAACTGGAATTGAGGATAAAATATCGGTCTTGAAAACCTCCAGAGTAAAGTCCCAATCCCAAGATGCTTCGGTCTGATCGGAATTTCATCATTCCATGTTTGGATGCGTCACCTTTCTCCGAGGCTAGAAGGAAGAGTGAAAATTTTTCAAgaattatttttacatgaagGACTAAGGCAGTGATTCAGAGAGAATCAATTTGTTTTGTACTGTTTTTACCTAGGTAGACCATCATCGCGTCCATAGCAACATGTTTCTTGATGAGCAGATGGGAATCAGTGCCAAAGGAGTGAAGGATGGGCAATACTCTCTCCTGATAGTGCAGTGGTCGTTCTGAAGGAAGGACAGTGTGgtctaaaaatctttttttcatatgGTCAAAAGCACCaaatccaaaaaataaaaattggagCACTTGtcttatttacaatttacacaGCGCCCCAAACATTTTATGCTTTAGGGTTCTGGAGCACAGACAAAATATCAATGTCAAACAGGCTGAGAGCTGAGCTAATATTAGCAATGCACCATCATACGTAAAATTAAAATACCATTCATTACTGCAACACAGAAATGATAATgtgtaaacattaaaaaaatccccTTTGTTTATCTCATTCACATTTCTCCTCTGTTCCTTTATTATATTTCTGGAATCACAAAGGTGGTTTTCTGGGTAGTGACGGGAAATAGCTACatgttgacctttttttttttttaatacaataaccAACAGGCTTCCTGGTTTAGAACCAGATGGCCCACATACCAGGCTCAAAGCAAACctaaacacacagtcacattgCTGAGAATGATCTTTTTGCCTCTGGAGGTTCTGTGTCACTTTGAGTAGGTCAGGGTGCAGTCTGAGTGGAAAGTGTTTCACGGGCTTCGAGTCACAGTTTTTATTTCGCTGTGGGCCCTGTCATGTTGATTTTACATGTTGATCCATGTCCCTTCCCAAAGCAAAGGAGTTATAAATAGAGTTTAGTGAGACCCTGCTGTGCTTGATCGAGTGACGCTTAGCCAGGGAAGAGGAGGGTTGCCCGCAGCATGAGTACAGGAGTGACACGCCTCCTGGCCCTGACTTGGTTTAGATTTAGATCCAGGCATGGTGGATTCTTGAAAATGGAATTAGCAGCACTAGATGGGGCTGTAGGAGTCTCTTCTCAGGCCCTACTTGGAGAGCATAGTGGTAGTTTGATTTGACCTGACTTCCTTTAAGTCACATATGGcaactttaaataaatgttcaataACTTCTCCATCTGTCTCACCCATTTCTTCCTTGTCGCAGATTTCCCAGCAGGTCCagtattctttttctttaaatgggATGTTACGCCGGTCCAGAATCTCCATGCACAACTCTGCTGCTGTCATAGAACCAGGGATCTGGGAGAGAAAGTAACCCAGTCACTCCAGAGTGTTTCTGCACCCACCGAAGGGCAAAAATATGGttacataaaatgtttttatcccaTGGTGCTTATTCTGCCCAAAACAAAAGGCAAATTCGACCACACaaagtaaattaatttcattagtGGAAGTCAGTAAACCTTGACATGCTGCTCTGCAgtctctgtcttttcctccaGATACACTGTACAGATGAAGTGACCTCCAGGTTCACTCTGAAATGTCAGGTATACAAACAGAGAAAAGGTCAGAAACATATCAACATGAGAATAACAGCAGGTATAGTTATGAGCAGAAATGCTCATACACACGAGCATGAACTCAAAAGAAACCTGTGTTCACATGCAACCATTTATACATGGATTTATCTTGTAAAAACTTGATAGTGGGAACCTCAAtgattttcattcaaataaatgtctGCTAATTCACTGGAATAAAAATTAGTTGCTGttagaaagtgtgtgtgactcacagGAATCTTTGTGTTGAGCTGTTCTCGTACTCGGATGATAACTGTGATTTCTTCAAGCTGCCTCTTCAGCTGCTGTTCATCCACCtgcaaacaaacatacacacattaaatacacacatatacacacatttgcTCACTCAAAACCACAACTCAATAACTGGCATAAAACCTCAATTAAAGCACCATGCTAATCATGAGATCTCAAGCAGAAATCTCCACCAGCAacaaattttaatttccttctgCAACCCTTTATCACCTCGAGACAAATAAAGTCAtccttctttttaaaaagcCCTTGCAAATAAAGTGCGATGCTTGATTAGAACTTTTTCCAAGATTTCAGATATTGTGTTTTGCCAATTTTTGGtcatttcaaatgaatgaaCTAGACTAGAGAATATTTTCGTCTGACACCAGTGACATCAGACCTCAAAGATGGTTGTGTAGTACTGGATGAGGTCCTCTATAGCACGGCCGGCATTGTAGTCCTTGCCGTCGGTCTGGAACAGCGTGGGGCCAAACACTATGGCCAAGTTATGGAGGTTCATCTGGTTCATATCAGAGAAACGCTGCAcgctaaaacacacacacagaaaacaggcATTAAGGAACATACACACAGGTACAAGATTTGGGTGAGCATGTGCGATTGTGTTTATCTCACCAGTAGAGATGGTTGATGAGAGCTTGTAGCGTAGCCTTGTTAACACGTGGCAGTCTGTTCAATAGCATCTGGTACTGGCAGATTTTCACACTTTCATCTGTAATGGCTAAAATATGAGGAAAAATATAGAGAGAAATTACAAGTATAATATTGACAACGGAGTGTTTGGAGGGAAAGATGGAGAATACAAGATTGCGGACgaaaataaaagggaaaaacaagaCTAGATTATTGGTcaaagaaggaaggaaataGAAACACAGTATAAGTTTCCATTCTCTATAGCTGtcttattaaataaaatgaaagaactGTCTAAAAATTATATACATGAGCAataagagaaaagtaaaaacacttttCAGCCAACAGAAATTGACGTTAAAAGAGAAAAGACGAAGATGAAATGTGGATCTGAAACACAGGCCATATTGTCTTTTTTGAGCAGGTtattgatttaaacaaaaaagacagTTTAAATTTTTGGAATCAGGACATAATCTTATTTACCTAGACTACTGGGAGGACAACAAAAGTCTCCATGATAAATATGAAGGTCTCCAACCAACATCAAAGATAAAAACCCTTCCCATGATGACACTGATGAAATGTTTTTGGAATCTTTTCTGGAATGACCCATACTTTAACCGCAGCTTGACTCGAGTCTTACCGGCAGTAGTGAGCCAGGTCCTGGAATCCTTTGCCGTGAACAGTCCCTCTTCTAAATCCCTAAAGAATCGTTTCAGTGCATTGGCGACGTCGTCCACTTGGTGCTCTCCCTCCCTCAAAAATACACTGCGGGCATCGTGACGGAATTTATCACACAAGGCTGTAATACGGGAGTTCACGCCGCTCTTACGATAAATCCCCTCAGATGTCAGGCCTACAAAAAGACAAGCACATGCACAAATGAAACAGGAGAAACTACTGTTGTTTAAAACCACTGCTTTCCCAAGTTGATATCATATTTGACCTTCAGCAAATGGATCATCACGTCAGTTTTCTAGTTTCTATAAaaacctaacccagaacaaTCTCAGAAACTCAGTCAACAGACGActgaggaaaaaagtaaaaagtaaaatatccACTGTTATAAAACTGATGAGTGatggaaagagaagagaaaataaatttcaGAGCCTGGTATATGAAACATAACTCAAAATGGAGCTTTTTTGTGAGAGACTGAAATCAAAGAGGCCTGGAAAGGACGTTATTTTAAGAGAGATCTGGATTAAAAGAGCTACGACatgatggaaaatgaaaaatatcagcACAAGAAAACAATCCCTCATCAATTGCCACTTTGTACATCACTTTAAGGGGGGGCTTGCAAGACTTAATCAAATATGCCCGGAGAGGGGATGTTAAGGTGGAggaaaaacagcaacacagagGCATGAATGGACTGCCTAATTAAACCACTCATTTCaatcaaatgaaaaaagtgaTGTGATATTCGTGGTCGCATGCTGGATGTGCTTTCGGGAAGCATGGTGGCACAGAGGGTAGCCTTATCagctcacagcaagaaggttctgggttcgattcccttCTACGTGGAGTTTCCATGTTCtatgtgtgtctgcgtgggttctctggcttcctcccacctcccacctCTCATCCATACCAAGTTGGGATAGAATCCAGCACATTTGGTGAACGCAAGGtggataagcggctgaagatgagTCGATTACGGTCATCTCCTCTTCAGGAAacagatggatgtatggatgttgCAGCTTTCATCTCTGCAGCGGTTTCATGCGTTATGCAAAATGGTACTCACATGCAGTGTAGTACGTTTTAATATGCGGAAGAATGCAATTTGGAAGCAGTTTATAAGGCTGACTGAAAGAAAAAGGTCAGCTGGTGAAACTAATAATGACGAGCAGGCAAACACAGAACCAGACCTGCAGCCTTTATCATCAcaggaaacacagacacatagacacacagacagacacacacacacacacagaggttgtGCCAAGTGAGTGCAAACACGAACAGCTAGGAAAATCCCAACCATATTTAGATGTGAAGCCTATGAATATAGATTCCTAGAATGTTAATGTAGGCATATCAATGAGGCAGAGATCTCGCCGTGTGACTCTGGGGTTGTCTCTCACCACACTGCGTGATGTAGCCGAAGCAGATGTGTGCTATGACAGGTATGTCTGTCTCCGTCAGCTGCTGCTCACTCAGCGTGTTTCCTCCGCTCCCTGCTGCCACCTTGATGGCTTCACACCAGCCGGCGAAATCCaacttcctctctccctctatgTATAGAGTTCTAAATAAAGAGAGGGAAACAATGACTTTCAACGAAGAAGATGGAACAGAACTTACTTTGTTCAATTGTggtgccatttttaaaaaaagaaataaattcatgttAAAAATGGGTTCACAACATCACTGTTTCAAGCAATGATTTGTGATCTCACTCACCTGCCTTTCTCCACTAGAACCAGCACTTCATTGTTTTGTCTCATTGCTGGAAAATAGAACACATAATATTTTTCAAGACAGCCTATTTTCAACAGCATTAAAGTCACATTATGTCTGTGCTTCAGGATTTATTTCCCACTCATTTCCAAATGATTGTTTTGCTGATGGACACCTTGAGAACTCCCACCCTGTACGTGCTCAGACTGCAGTACGTACGCTGTAAAAAAGCTATTTGAATTCACAACCATGTTCTTGCTATCGCGTGTCTCACTCACAGAGCTCAATCAGCTTTTGCAGATGGATCTCCTCGCCCTGGTTGTCAGCCAGGTATGTGTGAAGCTTCGTCCCTACCAAAGCAAACCAACCAGCCTTGAATGATTGCAGGTTTAGGCCGTCTTTATACTTCAGTCTCCCTATCCGGTCAAAGGCCAATCTCAGTAAAGGTTCTGCATTGATGGGGATGATGCtctacaaataaaacagaataaaatgttttttgtaagACATTGCACATTAATAATCATTTCTGTTCTCTTCTGAGCATTTCAGTCTGTGCTTCAATAAAACCCTCAAAGAAATACTACAGTTACAAGATGAAATCTTATGCCATACTTCAAAGAAAATGGGTTTTCTAGAAATACTGAGTTAGTGGTATGGTCAGAAAATCAGCAATAAATTCACCTTTGGATCAAGTCAAAAAATCTTTGTGGCAAGACATGCAGGAGCCATAGACGCACCTTATATCTACCATGGTGGCATTTACATGTCGGGATACTCAGTGATACAGAAGAGACCCATAGTTGcaatttgtttttatccagCCGATACATATAGCCTCAAAAAGGTAGGTCTTGCAAGACTTCAAGAATAAACATTTACAACAACTGCTGAATGTCAGCAACTAAATAAGTAACACATAAACCAGCATTATGTCATCTCGAGAAATTACGGATTATTATTTCCAATCTTCCCTCTCTAAAAATGCAGGCGAGAAGATTGTATTcaaatgtgtgcttgtgtttctaACCCCCAATCTGAATTCGGTGGTTACCTTGGCGATAGACGTGACCCACTCCTTGTGGCTGTCTGGGTCATCAGTGCCAAACAGATAAAGACGCTCTCCCTGTGTGTAGAGTTCAAAGGTGTGGTCATACCTGAGGGTCAGAAAAGAAGCTCAAAAAGCGAAGATGAGGTGAAGAAATAGGaggtgaggagggaggaagaagacactacttcagtttgtgtgtttgtacccaTGTTTCTCAGACGTGTTGACAGCTAAACAGACGATCTCTGAAGCCTTCAAAACTCCATTAGGGTTCGAGTTCTTGTCACTGTCATAGTAGCTGAAAATGCCATCATTCAAAGTGCACCAGCGACGACTGAACTCTACACGAACAAACGAAATAAGATTAAGTTTATGAAGCATGAggaataataatataacatcTACAGACACTACACTTGTCTGTTTAGTGTATCCTGTTCTTCATGGAATGCGGTAGTTACCCTCTCTGGCTTTGCGCTCTGAAACAGCACGGCTCATGGATGCAGTCTTGAACAGGAAACCATTGTGAGAGACATTAGGTGGTGCTGAATAATGTACTGCTTCCATGGTCCCATCCACCTCAGACCGTGGTAGCTCTACAGCAgaacaaatacaacacacaTCAAAGTACGACCCGGTTTAAAAGGCGATACAAACACATGATTTACAACAGATGCAGGAGTGAAGAAGggttatgtatttgtttatttacacgACGTTCATCTTCACTACTTACTTT contains:
- the LOC137596263 gene encoding arf-GAP with Rho-GAP domain, ANK repeat and PH domain-containing protein 1 isoform X3, producing the protein MEEESSSTRWYSSSPGQTVSDEMQNDQSLRILPDLETSQQSTPPDSQPTTLLKIVSQPLRDSTYDVPSDCSDEYEDPGMLYQNVDQMNPLDRDVTPALSEQSKGQFVCTDDKLLDDEANSWQNGGLNSVSSATKEEDSSQLTAVIKMGWLDKHSPQGSHTYQRRWVKLDVDYLKYFDSDKDVYSKGFLSTAFITNVNNVGDVKFEVVTNQRTFTFRAENEVERNNWVTVLQDCTRGRQLSGTVTTGSLLTPGHQGYLEQKGLRSKYYTVVASDKVFLYKNIEHYRLGMGITSIDMNVGKVKDTDRRSFELITPYRVFSFIAESEQHRQQWVGAMQDAIGEALSNSEVADRMWAEPSNSFCADCGDPRPEWAAINLCVVICKQCAGEHRRLGPSISKVRSLKMDRKVWTEELIQVFLLLGNERANSFWAANVPPSEALTPSSYNEERRNFITNKYRQGKYRKYHQLYGNPRELNNALCINVQSSDVLETLSLIFCGADVNCSTGNAKGPSPLSLAKAHEQPLQAELISHNLNTELPRSEVDGTMEAVHYSAPPNVSHNGFLFKTASMSRAVSERKAREEFSRRWCTLNDGIFSYYDSDKNSNPNGVLKASEIVCLAVNTSEKHGYDHTFELYTQGERLYLFGTDDPDSHKEWVTSIAKSIIPINAEPLLRLAFDRIGRLKYKDGLNLQSFKAGWFALVGTKLHTYLADNQGEEIHLQKLIELSMRQNNEVLVLVEKGRTLYIEGERKLDFAGWCEAIKVAAGSGGNTLSEQQLTETDIPVIAHICFGYITQCGLTSEGIYRKSGVNSRITALCDKFRHDARSVFLREGEHQVDDVANALKRFFRDLEEGLFTAKDSRTWLTTAAITDESVKICQYQMLLNRLPRVNKATLQALINHLYCVQRFSDMNQMNLHNLAIVFGPTLFQTDGKDYNAGRAIEDLIQYYTTIFEVDEQQLKRQLEEITVIIRVREQLNTKIPSEPGGHFICTVYLEEKTETAEQHVKIPGSMTAAELCMEILDRRNIPFKEKEYWTCWEICDKEEMERPLHYQERVLPILHSFGTDSHLLIKKHVAMDAMMVYLASEKGDASKHGMMKFRSDRSILGLGLYSGGFQDRYFILNSSSLRMYKEIRSNRPERDWPVKSLSVYLGIKKRLRPPTCWGLTVLCECKKQEKVEKQQWYLCCETQAEMREWYATFLSIQYDGNVWPRQGLQQTRVSRVLPDTRHGNVSLIPLRGSENEMRNSVAAFSQDSLALFRDVR